In Paenibacillus larvae subsp. larvae, the following proteins share a genomic window:
- a CDS encoding PucR family transcriptional regulator, with amino-acid sequence MRRRSLESGDCLLVELNQSKDQVLCLRMNKKQVSPSERRLIEMLVETLDLQDKKQKPAVSKEQRKAEEISEWMLKKAEQGVTDTDLPDALASQVSFYSSKIPLLLYGDYSSSYKVTYEDLKKLLESFFDADICLIPLLDKEWFILAPESLLTNAAEREEGEEENIEQTLDALVLGLHEMLANEWVGESHLAIHYPIKPVKSLLKTMLSLRETIMVGRTNHVSSYIHMPWKLRLEGLLHKIPAEEKAFFLEQVLGGIDHVLDTETQTTLEQFFGLDCNVSETAKKLYIHRNTLLYRLDKFKQETSLDVRNFHHAVLVKIALLLYKVTNRK; translated from the coding sequence ATGCGGAGAAGAAGTTTGGAAAGCGGGGACTGTCTTCTGGTGGAATTGAACCAATCCAAAGACCAGGTCCTTTGTTTGCGAATGAACAAAAAGCAGGTAAGCCCTTCTGAAAGAAGACTTATTGAAATGCTGGTTGAAACTTTGGATTTGCAGGATAAAAAGCAGAAACCGGCCGTCTCAAAGGAACAACGCAAAGCGGAGGAAATTTCCGAATGGATGCTTAAGAAGGCGGAACAGGGTGTAACGGATACAGATCTTCCCGATGCCTTGGCATCCCAGGTTTCATTTTATTCCTCCAAAATCCCTTTGTTATTGTATGGGGACTATTCTTCATCCTATAAGGTTACGTACGAAGATTTAAAAAAACTGCTGGAGTCCTTTTTTGATGCGGACATTTGTCTGATCCCCCTTTTAGATAAAGAGTGGTTTATTCTGGCCCCCGAATCCCTGTTGACTAATGCCGCAGAGAGAGAAGAAGGGGAAGAGGAGAACATAGAGCAAACCTTGGATGCCCTTGTACTGGGACTCCATGAAATGCTGGCAAATGAATGGGTAGGAGAAAGCCATCTTGCTATCCATTATCCGATCAAGCCGGTAAAGTCTCTACTTAAAACCATGCTTAGTTTGAGGGAGACCATTATGGTGGGCAGGACTAATCACGTTTCCAGTTATATTCATATGCCGTGGAAATTAAGGCTTGAAGGTTTGCTGCATAAAATTCCCGCGGAAGAGAAGGCGTTTTTTTTGGAACAGGTGCTGGGAGGCATTGACCACGTATTGGATACAGAAACACAAACTACATTGGAACAGTTTTTCGGGCTGGACTGCAATGTGAGTGAAACGGCGAAGAAGCTGTATATCCACCGAAATACCCTTCTTTACAGGCTGGACAAGTTCAAACAGGAAACAAGCCTTGACGTTAGGAATTTTCACCACGCGGTTCTTGTTAAGATAGCTCTGTTATTGTACAAAGTAACAAACAGAAAGTAA
- a CDS encoding ABC transporter ATP-binding protein, with protein MAGVRLNHIVKKYPGNDEATVKDFHLEIKDKEFLVLVGASGCGKSTTLRMVAGLEEITEGELYIGDRLVNDVAPKDRDIAMVFQSYALYPHMNVYQNMAFGLKLRKFKKADIDTRVREAAKLLEIEHLLDRKPKALSGGQRQRVALGRAIVREPQVFLMDEPLSNLDAKLRVQMRAVISKLVKRLETTCIYVTHDQTEAMTMGDRIVVMDKGVIQQAASPKEIYNFPVNMFVAGFIGSPSMNFVDGAISEENDELLFKAPGVNIVIPEGKAKLLREKGYTNKEVVLGIRPEDLHEEPVFLEASPNSIVSANIEVAENLGHEMNLYINGIGTSSVIARVDGRSGLKEGSTVKLALDMNKVHFFDKETTESILLK; from the coding sequence ATGGCAGGCGTTCGTTTAAATCACATTGTTAAAAAATATCCCGGTAACGATGAAGCTACGGTTAAAGATTTCCATCTTGAAATAAAAGACAAAGAGTTTCTGGTCCTAGTTGGGGCTTCCGGCTGCGGGAAATCCACTACACTTCGCATGGTTGCAGGTCTGGAGGAAATTACCGAAGGTGAGCTTTATATCGGAGACCGCCTGGTCAATGATGTGGCTCCCAAAGACCGTGACATCGCAATGGTTTTCCAATCCTACGCGCTATATCCTCACATGAACGTGTACCAAAACATGGCATTTGGTTTGAAACTTCGTAAATTCAAGAAAGCTGATATTGATACCCGAGTCCGCGAAGCGGCTAAACTTCTGGAAATTGAGCATCTGCTTGACCGTAAGCCTAAAGCGCTCTCCGGAGGTCAGCGTCAGCGTGTTGCCTTGGGCCGGGCGATTGTCCGTGAACCTCAAGTGTTCCTGATGGACGAACCATTATCCAATTTGGACGCTAAATTGCGGGTACAGATGCGTGCAGTTATCAGTAAACTTGTAAAACGTCTGGAAACCACCTGTATTTACGTTACGCATGACCAGACTGAGGCCATGACTATGGGTGACCGTATTGTTGTTATGGATAAAGGTGTTATTCAGCAAGCGGCTTCTCCGAAAGAAATTTATAACTTCCCGGTGAACATGTTTGTAGCCGGATTTATTGGTTCTCCATCTATGAACTTTGTAGACGGGGCTATCTCCGAAGAAAATGACGAACTCCTGTTCAAAGCTCCGGGAGTCAACATTGTAATTCCTGAAGGCAAGGCCAAATTGCTTCGTGAAAAAGGGTATACAAATAAAGAAGTCGTTCTGGGTATTCGTCCGGAGGATCTTCACGAAGAGCCTGTATTCCTTGAAGCTTCCCCCAATTCCATCGTGAGTGCCAACATAGAAGTGGCAGAGAACCTGGGCCATGAGATGAACCTGTACATTAACGGCATTGGAACAAGTTCTGTAATTGCCCGTGTAGATGGCCGTTCCGGTTTGAAGGAAGGCTCTACCGTTAAACTTGCTTTAGACATGAACAAAGTTCATTTCTTTGATAAAGAGACAACAGAGTCCATTCTGTTGAAGTAA
- the hprK gene encoding HPr(Ser) kinase/phosphatase, which translates to MAKKVKVADLVRTFKLEVISGEEGLKRTITVADLYRPGLEMAGYFNYHPQERVQLLGKTEMSFYETLTGPIRQRRARQLCTSPETPCIIITRGLDIPDEIIEEAAKHHLPVLRSKVATTILASRLTNYLENKLAPSTTIHGVLVDVYGVGMLITGGSGIGKSETALELVKRGHRLVADDAVEIRQTADYVLSGNAPELIRHLLEIRGVGIINVMTLFGAGAVRNEKKISVVVKLETWQQDKQYDRLGLDEETTRIIDTDLPLVTIPVRPGRNLAVIIEVAAMNYRLKRMGYNAALQFTNRLTETIAEDLDD; encoded by the coding sequence ATGGCGAAAAAAGTGAAAGTGGCTGATTTGGTACGGACATTCAAATTAGAAGTCATCAGCGGAGAAGAAGGGTTGAAACGTACCATCACCGTTGCTGATTTGTATCGTCCGGGTCTGGAGATGGCCGGATATTTCAATTATCATCCACAAGAAAGGGTCCAGTTATTGGGAAAGACGGAAATGTCCTTTTATGAAACCCTCACAGGACCAATCCGTCAAAGGAGAGCCAGGCAGCTGTGTACCTCTCCCGAAACTCCATGCATTATTATAACAAGAGGACTGGATATACCCGATGAAATTATAGAGGAAGCGGCGAAGCATCATCTTCCGGTACTGCGGAGCAAAGTAGCCACAACCATTCTTGCCAGCCGCCTGACCAACTATCTGGAGAACAAACTGGCGCCTTCCACAACCATTCATGGGGTTTTAGTGGATGTTTATGGAGTAGGTATGCTGATTACGGGAGGAAGCGGAATTGGAAAAAGCGAGACAGCCCTGGAACTTGTTAAAAGGGGACACCGTCTTGTGGCCGACGATGCCGTGGAAATCCGTCAGACCGCAGATTATGTCTTGTCCGGGAATGCACCTGAATTGATCCGGCACCTCCTGGAAATCCGCGGAGTGGGCATCATTAATGTTATGACTTTGTTCGGTGCCGGTGCTGTCCGCAATGAAAAGAAGATTTCGGTAGTGGTCAAGCTCGAAACCTGGCAGCAGGACAAACAGTATGACCGTCTTGGTCTGGATGAGGAAACCACCCGGATCATAGACACCGACCTGCCATTGGTAACAATTCCTGTCCGTCCCGGCCGAAACCTTGCGGTTATTATTGAGGTGGCTGCAATGAACTACAGGTTGAAACGGATGGGCTATAATGCGGCTCTTCAATTTACAAACCGGCTAACTGAGACCATTGCCGAAGATTTGGACGATTAA
- the lgt gene encoding prolipoprotein diacylglyceryl transferase — protein MIDPIAITLGPLTVRWYGIILGTGALIGLLLAIREGKKFRIPPDFFMDLLLIGVPTALIGARIYFVAMKWEDYKDNLGQIFAIWNGGIAIYGALIGAIIGALIYVRKKKYSFWRIADICAPSLLAGQIIGRWGNFVNQEAHGGPVTESFLRNTLHLPDFIVNQMNINGVYYHPTFLYESLWNVMGILILLWLRRRPFLRAGELFMSYFIWYSIGRFFVEGLRTDSLSFSGPAWLAQLMDALWSPMTLRFEPGAMTYGDNIRISQLVGVLIIIAAAIFIIVRRVRGTAKVRYLDPIVLTDGTVLGPVEIKNAKSLQENPAAAEVPPASTEQKEPPQ, from the coding sequence ATGATTGACCCGATAGCTATTACGTTGGGTCCTTTAACAGTTCGATGGTATGGCATTATTCTAGGTACTGGTGCGCTGATAGGATTATTGCTTGCTATAAGGGAAGGAAAAAAATTCCGTATCCCTCCGGACTTTTTCATGGATCTGCTTCTAATTGGAGTACCAACTGCCCTTATCGGAGCCCGAATTTATTTTGTGGCAATGAAGTGGGAAGATTATAAAGATAATTTAGGCCAGATTTTTGCAATTTGGAATGGCGGTATTGCCATCTATGGAGCGCTAATTGGAGCGATTATCGGAGCGCTAATCTATGTGAGGAAGAAAAAGTACTCTTTTTGGCGGATTGCAGATATCTGTGCCCCCAGTTTATTAGCGGGTCAGATTATCGGCAGATGGGGTAACTTTGTGAATCAGGAGGCGCACGGGGGTCCGGTTACCGAATCATTTTTGCGGAACACTCTGCACCTGCCGGATTTTATCGTGAACCAAATGAATATTAACGGCGTTTACTATCACCCAACTTTTTTATATGAATCTTTATGGAATGTTATGGGTATCCTGATTCTGCTGTGGCTTAGAAGACGGCCTTTCCTGCGGGCGGGAGAACTGTTCATGAGTTATTTTATCTGGTACTCAATCGGACGTTTTTTTGTAGAAGGGCTTCGCACGGATAGTTTGTCTTTCTCCGGACCTGCGTGGCTGGCCCAATTGATGGATGCTTTGTGGTCACCTATGACGCTTCGATTTGAGCCCGGTGCCATGACATACGGGGACAATATCCGAATTTCTCAGCTGGTAGGAGTTTTGATTATAATTGCCGCCGCCATCTTCATCATTGTAAGAAGAGTACGGGGAACGGCCAAAGTCCGTTATTTAGACCCCATAGTGCTTACGGATGGAACCGTCCTGGGCCCGGTGGAGATTAAAAATGCCAAGAGTCTGCAAGAGAATCCGGCTGCTGCGGAAGTCCCCCCTGCAAGTACGGAACAAAAGGAGCCGCCTCAATGA
- the ppaX gene encoding pyrophosphatase PpaX produces MINTLLFDLDGTILDTNELIIQSFIHALQGQTPTPLDREAIILQMGRPLTEQLQFFSGRDEVTDLITLYRTFNYDQHDRYVRAFPHVKEVLARIHSRGVKLGVVTSKIRRTTELGLELSGLSPYLDVIVTIDDVRNPKPDPEGIHLAISRFGSVPEETIMVGDSHYDIEAARNAGVASVAVGWSLKGEAYLRQYHPDHLIQDMRDLYGLVGIKEDQGEED; encoded by the coding sequence ATGATCAATACGCTGCTATTTGACCTGGATGGAACGATTCTGGATACGAATGAACTGATTATCCAGTCTTTTATCCACGCACTTCAAGGACAGACACCAACTCCATTGGACAGGGAAGCGATCATTCTCCAGATGGGCCGCCCCCTTACGGAGCAGCTCCAATTTTTTAGCGGCCGGGATGAGGTAACTGACTTGATTACTTTGTACCGTACGTTCAATTATGACCAGCATGACCGTTATGTCAGGGCGTTTCCTCATGTAAAAGAAGTTCTGGCACGTATTCATAGCAGAGGGGTTAAACTGGGTGTGGTAACTAGCAAGATACGCAGAACAACAGAACTTGGCCTCGAACTGTCCGGGCTATCACCGTATCTGGATGTGATAGTTACCATTGATGATGTGAGAAACCCTAAACCGGATCCGGAAGGAATTCATCTGGCGATAAGCAGGTTTGGATCTGTACCTGAAGAAACGATAATGGTGGGGGACAGTCATTATGATATTGAAGCAGCCCGCAATGCCGGTGTAGCTTCTGTTGCAGTGGGATGGTCATTGAAGGGGGAAGCATATTTGAGGCAATATCACCCGGATCATCTCATCCAGGATATGCGTGATCTTTATGGACTGGTTGGAATAAAGGAGGATCAGGGTGAGGAAGACTGA
- a CDS encoding acyltransferase, translated as MRKTDRFPVEGPNSLWQIYRTVSRWKAMKNFICIQAARYCPSLPLKNWIYRRLLGMEVGKETAFGLMVMVDVFFPEKVHVGSNTIIGYNTTILAHEYLIKEYRFGDVRIGSHVMIGAGCLILPGVTIGDHAVIAAGAVVHKDVPAHAYARGNPLIITCSEEDREGLNPGTVLKK; from the coding sequence GTGAGGAAGACTGATAGGTTTCCTGTAGAAGGACCTAATTCCCTATGGCAAATTTACCGGACCGTCAGCCGCTGGAAAGCCATGAAGAATTTTATCTGTATTCAAGCGGCCCGGTATTGTCCAAGCCTCCCTCTTAAGAACTGGATCTACCGAAGGTTACTTGGTATGGAAGTGGGAAAAGAGACAGCTTTCGGGCTCATGGTCATGGTAGATGTTTTTTTTCCGGAAAAGGTTCATGTAGGGAGCAATACGATTATTGGGTATAATACGACAATTTTAGCCCATGAATATTTGATCAAGGAGTACAGGTTCGGGGATGTTAGGATCGGATCACACGTCATGATCGGAGCGGGCTGTCTGATCCTTCCGGGTGTAACAATTGGAGATCATGCGGTCATTGCGGCCGGAGCCGTAGTCCATAAAGATGTTCCGGCTCATGCCTATGCTAGAGGAAATCCCCTTATCATTACTTGTTCAGAAGAGGATCGAGAGGGGCTCAATCCCGGGACTGTACTTAAAAAATGA
- a CDS encoding ATP phosphoribosyltransferase regulatory subunit, protein MAKPKMFEKLIGVKDYLPDAAAKLRHLEQQVTACMSRWGYNQILTPTLEFYDTVGAASATEDRKLFKLLDRNGTTVVLRSDMTAPIARVVSSLLKDEPLPLRLSYHTPIFRAYEEKGARDAEFFQTGVELVGDASPDADAEIISLAASSLESVGISSFTIALGHVGYLNCLFEETLGDQKAGQEELKQCLLDRNYVRYREQIHSFGLSEETITRLEAVLTLRGDREILQKARKTAGSSAAREAVDELEEIWDVLEAYEVTPHVVIDLTMVMDFSYYTGMTFEGYAADLGFPVCSGGRYDHLMGQFGRQAPSTGFSLKTSRILDFVEEPSQPKRVLVLYTRENRKKALQYVQKRRMEEHIIVETRLIIDEESELEKSGLKINGPSYQRTGYNEILTWIGDKETGREERV, encoded by the coding sequence ATGGCAAAACCTAAAATGTTTGAAAAACTCATTGGGGTTAAGGATTATCTGCCAGATGCGGCGGCGAAACTACGGCATCTGGAGCAGCAGGTGACCGCATGCATGTCTCGATGGGGGTACAACCAAATCCTCACTCCAACGCTTGAATTTTATGATACTGTTGGGGCTGCAAGCGCAACGGAGGACCGGAAGCTGTTTAAATTGCTGGATCGCAACGGAACAACAGTGGTCCTTCGTTCGGACATGACGGCACCTATTGCCAGGGTAGTATCCTCTTTGCTGAAGGATGAGCCCCTTCCTTTGCGGCTATCTTATCATACGCCCATTTTTAGAGCCTATGAAGAAAAAGGGGCCAGGGACGCCGAGTTTTTTCAGACAGGCGTAGAACTGGTCGGAGATGCTTCTCCCGATGCGGATGCGGAGATTATTAGCTTGGCGGCTTCATCCCTGGAATCTGTCGGAATTTCCTCGTTCACTATAGCGCTTGGCCATGTAGGGTACTTGAACTGTCTTTTCGAGGAAACGCTTGGAGACCAAAAGGCAGGGCAGGAAGAACTGAAACAATGTCTATTGGACCGCAATTATGTCAGATACCGGGAACAAATCCACAGCTTCGGATTAAGTGAGGAAACTATCACCAGACTGGAAGCAGTTCTTACCCTAAGAGGAGACAGGGAGATTCTGCAAAAAGCCCGGAAGACGGCCGGGAGTTCTGCTGCGAGGGAAGCTGTTGATGAACTGGAAGAGATCTGGGATGTACTTGAAGCTTATGAAGTGACTCCTCATGTGGTGATTGACTTAACGATGGTTATGGATTTCTCCTATTATACAGGAATGACGTTCGAGGGATATGCCGCTGATTTAGGTTTTCCTGTGTGCAGCGGAGGGCGTTATGATCATCTGATGGGGCAATTCGGCCGCCAGGCTCCTTCCACCGGATTTTCTTTGAAGACAAGTCGTATTCTTGATTTTGTAGAGGAGCCTTCACAGCCGAAACGTGTGTTAGTTTTGTATACCCGGGAAAACCGGAAGAAGGCACTTCAATATGTGCAAAAACGGAGAATGGAAGAACATATAATTGTAGAAACCAGACTGATAATCGACGAAGAAAGTGAACTGGAAAAATCGGGGTTAAAGATAAACGGACCTTCTTATCAAAGAACCGGATACAATGAAATATTAACATGGATTGGAGACAAGGAAACAGGGAGGGAAGAACGTGTGTGA
- the hisG gene encoding ATP phosphoribosyltransferase codes for MCEWIKVAMPKGRIYRQAARLFNEAGLPVPDEDESRKLILDIPQAGMSFIMAKPVDVPTYVEYGTADVGIVGKDVLLEENRDVYELLDLGIARCRMSVIALPDWTPVMNPRVATKYPNIASQFFREQGQQVEVIKLNGSIELAPLIGLADRIVDMVETGRTILENGLVEHEEMFPITSRFIANRVSYRLKNKRIEEICRALEQVIPKENQC; via the coding sequence GTGTGTGAATGGATCAAAGTGGCAATGCCTAAAGGACGGATATATAGACAGGCCGCCAGGCTATTCAATGAGGCAGGTCTTCCTGTACCTGATGAAGATGAATCCCGCAAGCTGATTCTGGATATTCCCCAGGCAGGCATGTCCTTCATCATGGCAAAACCTGTCGATGTTCCTACATATGTCGAATACGGGACCGCAGATGTTGGTATTGTGGGCAAAGACGTGCTGCTGGAGGAGAACCGGGATGTATATGAATTGCTTGATCTGGGAATTGCACGATGCCGAATGTCGGTAATTGCTCTTCCGGATTGGACTCCAGTTATGAATCCACGAGTAGCCACCAAGTATCCGAATATCGCCTCACAATTTTTCCGGGAACAGGGCCAGCAGGTGGAAGTGATCAAGCTGAACGGATCGATTGAACTGGCTCCTCTGATCGGCCTGGCTGACCGGATTGTCGATATGGTGGAAACAGGCCGGACAATACTGGAGAACGGATTAGTTGAACATGAGGAAATGTTCCCCATAACAAGCCGTTTTATTGCCAACCGCGTCAGTTATCGGTTGAAAAATAAGAGGATTGAAGAAATTTGTCGGGCCCTGGAGCAAGTTATACCAAAAGAGAACCAATGTTAG
- the hisD gene encoding histidinol dehydrogenase, with translation MRILQASEFTLQREVDYGTEEQNLAVQRIIREVRNHGDEALRKFALEFDKVEVHDLRVSPEEIEAAYKQVDESSLSAIRQAAANIRTFHEKQKRSTWMDLQPSGSIMGQVIRPLRRVGLYVPGGTAAYPSSVLMNAIPAQVAGVPEVAMVTPLGTAGSGTINPHILVAAAEAGVREVYRTGGAQAVAALAYGTETIRAVDKIVGPGNIYVALAKRYVFGTVDIDMLAGPTDVVVLADETADPVYCSADLLAQAEHDALSPAILITPSRALAEAVREEVQRQLERLPRKAIAQASTSAKGAVLLVGDLEEGIRVLNEIAPEHAELLVEDPFACLPRIENAGAIFLGAYSSEPVGDYFAGPNHVLPTNGTARFSSPLSVDDFVKKSSLLYYSKEALLENGHHITTLARNEGLEGHARAIEVRLEKEGDYK, from the coding sequence ATGAGAATTCTTCAGGCAAGTGAATTTACTTTGCAAAGAGAAGTGGACTACGGAACGGAAGAACAAAACCTTGCTGTCCAGCGTATTATCCGGGAGGTAAGGAATCATGGAGACGAAGCGTTAAGGAAATTTGCCCTTGAGTTTGACAAGGTGGAAGTTCACGACCTTCGGGTCAGCCCGGAAGAGATAGAAGCTGCCTATAAACAGGTGGACGAATCCTCTTTGTCAGCTATCCGGCAAGCTGCAGCTAATATCCGGACGTTTCACGAGAAACAAAAACGATCCACATGGATGGATTTACAGCCGAGCGGAAGTATCATGGGCCAGGTTATCCGTCCTCTTCGAAGGGTTGGCCTTTACGTGCCGGGAGGAACCGCCGCTTATCCCTCTTCCGTATTGATGAACGCTATTCCGGCTCAGGTGGCAGGTGTGCCGGAAGTTGCAATGGTCACCCCGCTGGGGACGGCGGGGTCAGGTACGATCAACCCGCACATCCTTGTAGCTGCGGCGGAGGCCGGGGTGCGGGAAGTGTACCGCACGGGCGGGGCTCAAGCTGTCGCCGCCCTCGCTTACGGCACGGAAACCATCCGTGCCGTAGACAAAATCGTCGGTCCCGGCAACATCTATGTCGCCCTTGCCAAACGCTACGTGTTTGGCACGGTTGACATAGATATGTTGGCTGGACCGACAGATGTTGTGGTCCTGGCCGACGAAACGGCCGACCCGGTCTATTGCTCCGCCGATCTGCTGGCGCAGGCGGAGCATGACGCGCTCTCCCCGGCGATTCTCATCACGCCGAGCAGAGCCCTCGCGGAGGCGGTCCGCGAGGAAGTACAGCGGCAACTGGAGCGGCTGCCGCGCAAAGCCATTGCCCAGGCTTCGACTTCGGCTAAAGGAGCCGTACTCCTCGTCGGGGATCTCGAGGAGGGCATCCGGGTACTGAACGAGATTGCACCCGAACATGCGGAGCTGCTGGTAGAGGATCCCTTCGCCTGTCTCCCACGCATTGAAAACGCCGGGGCAATTTTTCTCGGAGCCTACAGTTCCGAACCGGTGGGCGATTACTTCGCCGGGCCTAATCATGTGCTTCCCACGAACGGAACCGCCCGGTTTTCCTCGCCGCTAAGCGTGGATGATTTTGTCAAAAAATCCAGTCTGCTTTATTACAGTAAAGAAGCACTCCTTGAGAACGGGCATCATATTACGACACTTGCCCGCAATGAAGGCTTGGAAGGCCATGCTAGAGCTATAGAAGTCCGATTAGAGAAGGAAGGCGATTATAAATGA
- the hisB gene encoding imidazoleglycerol-phosphate dehydratase HisB — protein sequence MTENQTRASSLTRTTNETDISLSFSIEGMGKADLQTDVPFFNHMLDLFTKHGQFDLEVKARGDVDIDDHHTVEDIGICLGQAFREALGDKKGIKRYANIFIPMDEALAQVAVDISNRPHLEFRAEFPAAQVGSFTTELVHEFLWKFALEARITLHVILHYGRNTHHMVEAIFKALGRVLDEATQIDPRVKGVPSTKGVL from the coding sequence ATGACAGAGAACCAGACACGTGCATCCAGTCTTACCCGAACGACGAATGAAACGGATATATCCCTATCTTTTTCCATAGAAGGTATGGGAAAGGCGGATTTGCAGACGGATGTGCCTTTCTTTAACCATATGCTGGACTTATTTACTAAACACGGCCAGTTTGACCTGGAAGTCAAGGCCAGGGGAGACGTGGATATTGACGACCATCATACGGTGGAAGATATCGGAATCTGCTTGGGCCAGGCTTTTCGCGAGGCGCTTGGAGACAAGAAAGGAATCAAACGGTATGCGAATATCTTTATCCCGATGGACGAAGCCCTTGCACAAGTAGCGGTAGATATCAGCAACAGGCCCCACTTGGAATTCCGGGCAGAGTTCCCTGCGGCCCAGGTCGGCAGCTTTACTACCGAACTGGTACATGAATTTCTATGGAAATTCGCTTTGGAAGCCCGCATTACCCTACATGTAATCCTGCATTACGGCAGAAATACCCATCACATGGTAGAAGCTATTTTTAAAGCGTTGGGCCGGGTACTGGATGAAGCAACACAAATCGATCCCCGGGTGAAGGGTGTTCCTTCGACGAAAGGAGTTCTTTAG
- the hisH gene encoding imidazole glycerol phosphate synthase subunit HisH: MIAIVDYGMGNLHSVAKAVERLGYQAEVVEGPDRLQETQGIILPGVGAFGDAMEQLKMKGMDSALARAAASDLPLLGICLGMQLLFESSEEHGRHQGLGFLRGQAARFQGPLKVPHMGWNRLSFRQKDPLFEGMKEGFVYFVHSYHVIVEDSRDLLASSDYGHEVAAIVGRKGLYGMQFHPEKSGAVGMQLLKNFLGLCNK, encoded by the coding sequence ATGATTGCAATTGTGGACTATGGGATGGGCAATCTGCACAGCGTAGCGAAGGCGGTCGAACGATTGGGATATCAGGCTGAGGTAGTTGAAGGCCCGGACAGGCTGCAGGAAACGCAAGGCATAATCTTGCCGGGGGTAGGCGCTTTTGGGGATGCTATGGAGCAGCTAAAAATGAAAGGGATGGATTCGGCGTTAGCCCGGGCTGCAGCATCTGATCTTCCCCTGCTGGGAATCTGCCTTGGCATGCAGCTTTTGTTTGAAAGCAGTGAAGAGCATGGACGCCACCAAGGCCTTGGTTTCCTTCGGGGACAGGCGGCCCGTTTTCAAGGACCGCTTAAAGTCCCTCATATGGGATGGAACCGGCTTTCTTTTAGGCAGAAAGATCCTCTTTTTGAAGGGATGAAAGAAGGGTTTGTTTATTTCGTACACTCTTATCACGTTATCGTAGAAGATTCCCGGGATTTGCTTGCCTCCAGTGATTATGGACATGAAGTGGCAGCTATTGTAGGAAGGAAGGGGCTATACGGCATGCAATTTCATCCTGAAAAAAGCGGTGCTGTCGGTATGCAGCTGCTGAAAAACTTTTTAGGCTTGTGCAATAAATAA
- the hisA gene encoding 1-(5-phosphoribosyl)-5-[(5-phosphoribosylamino)methylideneamino]imidazole-4-carboxamide isomerase yields MAATFTIYPAIDIRGGKCVRLVQGDYDKETVYHDSPVDAARSWEVQGARWIHLVDLDGAKAGHPVNDVIIGEIASSVSIPVQVGGGLRTEEDVNRLLSLGVKRVIIGTAAIEDREFVKQMLERYRERIVIGLDAREGYVATRGWLETSSVKVEDLASELARQGAATFIFTDISRDGMMEGPNVDAIVKLARNSGAKVIASGGVSKTEDLEQLAAESPAGVSGAIVGKALYTGAIDLKRALNQTG; encoded by the coding sequence ATGGCAGCAACCTTTACAATTTATCCGGCAATTGATATCAGGGGAGGGAAATGTGTCAGACTGGTTCAAGGAGACTATGATAAGGAGACCGTTTATCACGATAGCCCGGTGGATGCAGCCCGCAGTTGGGAAGTGCAGGGAGCTAGGTGGATTCATCTGGTGGATTTGGATGGAGCCAAAGCCGGTCACCCCGTCAACGATGTGATAATTGGTGAAATTGCCTCTTCAGTCAGTATCCCTGTTCAGGTTGGAGGAGGTCTCCGAACGGAAGAGGATGTAAACCGGCTTCTTTCCTTGGGTGTGAAGCGGGTGATTATAGGAACGGCAGCCATTGAGGACCGGGAATTTGTGAAACAGATGCTTGAACGGTACCGGGAGCGGATTGTGATCGGTCTTGATGCAAGGGAAGGCTACGTGGCTACAAGAGGGTGGCTGGAGACATCCTCCGTAAAGGTGGAGGACCTTGCTTCAGAACTGGCCCGGCAGGGGGCTGCTACCTTTATCTTCACTGACATTTCCCGGGACGGTATGATGGAAGGGCCGAATGTGGATGCGATCGTGAAGTTGGCCAGGAACTCGGGCGCTAAGGTCATTGCATCCGGAGGAGTTAGCAAAACGGAGGACTTGGAGCAGCTTGCTGCTGAATCACCTGCGGGTGTGAGTGGGGCTATTGTTGGAAAAGCCTTGTATACCGGAGCCATAGATCTGAAGCGGGCACTTAATCAGACCGGATAA